GATACGGTGCCGGAGGTCGAACGCCACCTCAATACTAAGGTGACGAACGTAACCAAGCACGATGATTACTTTGAAATTGAGACCACCCAGGGAACCAGTAAAAGCCGAGCAGTTATTTTGGCCGCTGGGAACGGTGCCTTTCACCCTCGAGAATTACGGGCAGAAAACGCCGAAGCAGAAACCGGTAAACATTTGTTTTACGGAATCTCTGATTTGAGCCGCTTTGCTGGTCAGGACGTTCTGGTCGCTGGGGGCGGAAATTCTGCCGTCGACATGGCGTTGATGCTAGAACCAGTGGCCCATCAGGTAACCTTGATCCACCGACGCAACGAATTTCGGGGATTGGAAAAGATGGTTCACCAACTGGAAGCATCTTCGGTCCAGATTGTAACCCCCTACTTGATTCAAAAACTGAATGAAGTCGACCACCGCCTCCAGGTCGAAGCGAAACGGATGAAAACGGACGATGATTTCATCACACTGACGGTGGACGACGTGGTGGTTAACTACGGCTTTATTGCCAACAATAAGGATTTGGAAGTTTGGGACGTTCAGCCAGAACTGGAACACTCCTTGGTTAAAGTTAATCGCGAGTTAGAAAGTAGCGTGCCGTTGCTCTTTAGCGTGGGAGATCAGGCCATTTATCCAGGGAAGGATACGCTGATTGCCACGGGCTTTGGGGAAGCTCCCCTCGCCGTAAATACGATTATGAAACGCCTTTATCCGGACCGGCAACTGCCAATTCACAGTACGTCGTTGAAGCGCTAGAAGGGGTGACCAGTCATATGTTTACTGACAGTGATTTTAAGGTATTTGAAGCGCCCACGTTGAACGAACGGATGGAGCGAATCCGGTCCGTGCTGGATCCTCAATTTGAGGAAGCGGCGCAGACCTTCTTACCAATTTTGGCAACGACGGGCGAAACGTGGTACGCGCACGTTGCCAAGCACCGGATGCGGACCACGAATCCGCCTGACAATACGTGGGTGGCTTTTTCGACGAATCCACGGGGGTACAAAATGTTGCCTCACTTTGAACTGGGTTGTTGGGCCGACCACTTGTACTTCTATTTAGCGGTTGAAAGTAACATGAAGCCCCAGTACACCAGTACGATTATTCCGAAGTTAGAAGCGCTCGCCCCGTTAGTAGCTCGGTTACCGAGGAACTTTGTGTTAAGTGCCAACCACATGGTAGAACAAACTTTACCAGTAGCCGACTATGAGCAACTAGTTGAGCGATTCCAGAATGTGAAAGCCGCGGAGGTCTTAATTGGAATTCAGATTCAACGTGGTGATCCTCGGTTAGGAACGCCCCAAGTGCTTGTGGATTTAGAACAGACGTTACAGACTTTATTACCTTTATACCAACGATTGCAGTAAAAAATCCATTCCCAATTATGGGAATGGATTTTTTAGTTAGGAACGATTATTTTTCCTGGTTTGAATCCGGATTTTGAATTTGAATTCGACTGGTATCACTGCGGGGTTCGTTAACTTCGGGTGCATCAGTCTTGTAGAGCTTCGTCGTATCCTTCTTGCCGTTAGTGTCAAAGAGACTCTTCGATTTATCGCCTAACTGCTCTTCGGTCCGTTTTTCGTGACTAAGACCGTTGGAGTAGTTAAACTTCGTCGGGTCAACCTTTTGGAAGCCATCGGGATGGTAGAACTGCAGTAAGTTTTGCTGGTTCAAGGTATCGGATAACGATAGTTCGGTATTAACCTTTTCTTGAATCTCTTGCAGTTTTTTCTTCAACTTCTTGTCCGGATGGATGACCTTACCGGTCTTGGAATCGTAGATGGTTCCGTCCACGGAAGTGTATTCTGGGGAGACCCAATCCTTATTCCGGAAGGCGACCACCTGATCGTGCTTGGCAGAGAAGAGGTCCGTTCCAAACTGAATGTATTTCTGGGAGTTAATCCCTAGGAGGTGCATCAAGGTTGGTAAGACGTCAATTTCACCGCCGTAGGTGTGATCTACATAGCCATTGTTAATGGATGGCGAGTTAATCATGAATGGGACCCGTTGTAACTGGGCATTATCAAAGTTATTCCACTTCGACTCACTCTTGCCCAGTAACGGGGCCAGAGTTGGGTTTTCGGAATTAGACAAACCGTAGTGGTCTCCGTAGAGGACGACGACCGTGTTCTTAGCGAGACCGGTTTTATCGAGGTAGTCATAGAATTCCTTGATTGACTGATCTAGATAGTGGGCGGTCACAAAGTAATTGTTAACGGCACTATCATCCGTATCTGGAGTCTTAATTTTGTTGTCCTTGATGTCTTCATCATCAAGCTGGTACGGGAAGTGGTTGGTGACCGTGATGTACTTTGCGTAAAACGGCTGTTGTAGGTGCTGGAGGTACTTGATGGAATCCTTGAACAGCAGTTTATCCTTTAGACCGTAACCAGTGGCCTTATCTCCAGTCGTATCGTAGTAACTGGCATCAAAGAAGTACTGGTACCCCAGGTTTTTGTAGGTATTGTTCCGGTTCCAGAAACTGGCCACGTTTCCGTGGAAGACGGCCGAACTGTAACCATCTTGGCCGAGAATGGCGGGGGCCCCTTGGAAGGTATTGTCGCTTCCTAACTGGGCAAACAATGATCCCTGCGGCAAGCCGTAGGTGCTGGTTTCTAGCATGTTTTCGGCGTCAGAGGTTTTTCCCTGACCCACTTGGTGGAAAAAGTTATCGAAGGCATAAGTATGGTTACTGTTGTAGATTTGGTTTAAGAACGGCGTAACTTCCTTACCGTTGATTTTCTTGTTAATTAAAAATTGTTGGAAACTTTCCAGGTGAATAACCACCACGTTTTTGCCCTTTAACGTCCCAAATAAGTTAGGATTGGGTTCGGCGTAGTGGGCATCGGTAAAGGCCTTCACGTTATAAATTTCAGCTTTGTTGGCCTGGGACCGAAGCTCATTGGACTGGTGCGTCTGAAAGGCATCGTAAGCCGTAAAGACGTCTAAGCCCAGGTATTTAACCAGGTAATTCCGGTCAAAGGCCCGGGTCAGCAGTTGAGGGCGGTCCATGTCTGCTAACGTAATGTTAAAGGTTAGAAACAAGGCGCCAATGGAGAAAACTGCAAAGGCGAATCGATTGGAAAGACTTCGCTTGTCAATCTTGATCACCCGAAATAGGAGCAAGAAGATGACGATAATGATGTCTAACCAGTAAAACACGTCGTGAGGCATTGTGAGCGCTAAAGACGCACCACTCAGTCCTTGATCGACCTTGGAGTATCCGGTCATTGTGGACACGGTCATAAAATCGGTGAATTCTCGAAAGTAAATCACGTTTAAATACAGTAGGACGGTGTCAATGATGTCTAGAAGTAGGATGGCCGGATAAAAAAGTTTGGCCGGTTTAAAGTAAAACGCGAGCCCAAAGATTAGGATGGTCGTGGCAATCGGGTTAATGAACAGCAGCAAAAATTGCAGCGTTCCCTCGGTT
This genomic stretch from Fructilactobacillus carniphilus harbors:
- a CDS encoding LTA synthase family protein, which translates into the protein MKQILAKVNTRVGFFVLLIALFWLKTIYAYFADFALGTEGTLQFLLLFINPIATTILIFGLAFYFKPAKLFYPAILLLDIIDTVLLYLNVIYFREFTDFMTVSTMTGYSKVDQGLSGASLALTMPHDVFYWLDIIIVIFLLLFRVIKIDKRSLSNRFAFAVFSIGALFLTFNITLADMDRPQLLTRAFDRNYLVKYLGLDVFTAYDAFQTHQSNELRSQANKAEIYNVKAFTDAHYAEPNPNLFGTLKGKNVVVIHLESFQQFLINKKINGKEVTPFLNQIYNSNHTYAFDNFFHQVGQGKTSDAENMLETSTYGLPQGSLFAQLGSDNTFQGAPAILGQDGYSSAVFHGNVASFWNRNNTYKNLGYQYFFDASYYDTTGDKATGYGLKDKLLFKDSIKYLQHLQQPFYAKYITVTNHFPYQLDDEDIKDNKIKTPDTDDSAVNNYFVTAHYLDQSIKEFYDYLDKTGLAKNTVVVLYGDHYGLSNSENPTLAPLLGKSESKWNNFDNAQLQRVPFMINSPSINNGYVDHTYGGEIDVLPTLMHLLGINSQKYIQFGTDLFSAKHDQVVAFRNKDWVSPEYTSVDGTIYDSKTGKVIHPDKKLKKKLQEIQEKVNTELSLSDTLNQQNLLQFYHPDGFQKVDPTKFNYSNGLSHEKRTEEQLGDKSKSLFDTNGKKDTTKLYKTDAPEVNEPRSDTSRIQIQNPDSNQEK
- a CDS encoding NAD(P)/FAD-dependent oxidoreductase, whose amino-acid sequence is MTNVVYDITIIGGGPVGMFTGFYAGLREAKVQIIESLEQLGGQVMAQYPEKNILDVAGFAGVSGRQLVQNLEAQLDTVPEVERHLNTKVTNVTKHDDYFEIETTQGTSKSRAVILAAGNGAFHPRELRAENAEAETGKHLFYGISDLSRFAGQDVLVAGGGNSAVDMALMLEPVAHQVTLIHRRNEFRGLEKMVHQLEASSVQIVTPYLIQKLNEVDHRLQVEAKRMKTDDDFITLTVDDVVVNYGFIANNKDLEVWDVQPELEHSLVKVNRELESSVPLLFSVGDQAIYPGKDTLIATGFGEAPLAVNTIMKRLYPDRQLPIHSTSLKR
- a CDS encoding DUF1054 family protein produces the protein MFTDSDFKVFEAPTLNERMERIRSVLDPQFEEAAQTFLPILATTGETWYAHVAKHRMRTTNPPDNTWVAFSTNPRGYKMLPHFELGCWADHLYFYLAVESNMKPQYTSTIIPKLEALAPLVARLPRNFVLSANHMVEQTLPVADYEQLVERFQNVKAAEVLIGIQIQRGDPRLGTPQVLVDLEQTLQTLLPLYQRLQ